Proteins encoded within one genomic window of Formosa agariphila KMM 3901:
- a CDS encoding Lrp/AsnC family transcriptional regulator — protein MELLDTTDTTILRILQKDSKKTAKEIANTLNLTASPVYERIRRLEKQGFIKKYVAILDKKLIDRSITTICQVSMRYHNEAFIEKFEEQIQSLEEVQECYHMAGQVDFILKINTQSLEGYHNFVKYKLSKIENIGVLNSTFVLKDIKQTSEFYI, from the coding sequence TATTAGATACAACTGACACAACCATTTTAAGAATTTTACAAAAAGATTCGAAAAAAACAGCAAAAGAAATAGCCAACACACTTAATCTTACAGCCTCTCCTGTGTACGAACGTATTCGTCGATTAGAAAAGCAAGGCTTTATAAAGAAATATGTAGCTATATTAGATAAAAAACTTATAGATAGATCTATAACCACTATCTGTCAAGTTTCTATGCGTTACCATAACGAAGCTTTTATTGAGAAATTTGAAGAACAAATTCAAAGTCTTGAAGAGGTTCAAGAATGTTACCATATGGCTGGCCAAGTGGATTTTATTCTAAAAATAAACACACAAAGCTTAGAGGGCTATCATAATTTTGTAAAATATAAGCTTTCTAAAATAGAAAATATTGGCGTCTTAAACAGCACCTTTGTATTGAAAGATATTAAACAAACATCTGAATTTTACATCTAA